The uncultured Hyphomonas sp. genome includes a window with the following:
- a CDS encoding TRAP transporter large permease: MPRIAAFISMLVTALLGVGLAYLMGMAGILGFLATGMGEYLQALPRRAFSQLDVFALMAMPLFVLVGELMNRGGITRSLVDLASLVVGRSRGGLGHVNVASSVFFAGVSGSAMADAAALSSTLVPAMKENGYSGVYAGAITAASSVIGPLIPPSIILIFYGAIMNVDVAALFAASIVPGLVLSLALFAANAVFARIDGHPTLDSRPPLFRTLVKAGPALLLPAIIIAGIVFGIVTPTEAAALAVAASLLVILLGGKLQWNTVREAVFGATVFTGAIFAIIFAATSINFLAALVGAPEIIADWLNAYSLSLNTYLAVLTCIFVLVGMILDTQIALILLAPILVPAAYQLGADPVHLGVLVCFTITLGLITPPLGGVVLIVSAATRESYWALMKALLPFILIEFAVLFLLLYVPAIVLTLPRVLGLL, translated from the coding sequence ATGCCGAGGATTGCCGCCTTCATCTCAATGCTGGTTACCGCCCTTCTGGGTGTTGGGCTGGCATACCTGATGGGAATGGCCGGCATCCTTGGTTTTCTCGCGACAGGGATGGGAGAGTATCTTCAGGCGCTGCCCCGGCGGGCGTTCTCTCAATTGGACGTCTTCGCCCTGATGGCGATGCCGCTGTTTGTACTCGTTGGTGAGCTGATGAACCGTGGCGGTATCACGCGCTCATTGGTTGATCTCGCATCATTGGTCGTTGGGCGCAGCCGGGGCGGACTCGGGCATGTCAATGTTGCCAGCAGTGTCTTCTTTGCAGGTGTCTCCGGCTCGGCGATGGCTGACGCGGCGGCGCTCTCTTCAACGCTGGTCCCGGCCATGAAGGAAAACGGTTATTCCGGTGTCTATGCCGGAGCTATTACGGCAGCGTCGTCGGTGATTGGGCCGCTTATTCCACCCAGCATTATTCTGATCTTCTATGGAGCGATCATGAATGTGGATGTGGCGGCCCTGTTCGCTGCGTCCATCGTGCCGGGGCTTGTTCTGAGCCTGGCACTTTTTGCTGCCAATGCCGTGTTTGCCCGGATTGATGGCCATCCAACGCTCGATAGCCGGCCACCGCTTTTCCGTACCCTTGTAAAGGCGGGCCCGGCTCTTCTGCTGCCGGCGATCATTATCGCGGGCATCGTCTTTGGTATCGTCACCCCGACGGAGGCAGCCGCGCTGGCGGTTGCGGCATCACTGCTGGTGATCCTGCTGGGCGGAAAACTGCAATGGAATACGGTCAGGGAAGCGGTCTTCGGTGCGACCGTTTTCACCGGTGCAATCTTCGCCATAATCTTTGCTGCCACCAGCATAAATTTCCTCGCCGCGCTTGTCGGCGCGCCGGAAATAATCGCAGACTGGCTGAACGCATACTCGTTGAGTCTCAATACCTATCTTGCGGTATTGACCTGCATATTCGTCCTTGTCGGGATGATACTTGATACGCAGATCGCACTTATCCTGCTCGCGCCAATCCTGGTGCCAGCAGCCTATCAACTGGGCGCTGATCCGGTGCATCTTGGTGTGCTCGTCTGTTTCACAATCACGCTCGGCCTGATCACGCCCCCGCTGGGCGGAGTTGTTTTGATCGTGTCAGCAGCAACACGTGAGTCCTATTGGGCCCTCATGAAAGCGCTGTTGCCTTTCATCCTGATCGAGTTCGCCGTCCTTTTCCTCCTGCTCTACGTTCCTGCAATCGTACTGACACTGCCGCGCGTTCTGGGTTTGCTATGA
- a CDS encoding TRAP transporter substrate-binding protein: MSTVLDRRFLLQAAGALALAGCQPAPPQRLRLALAGSPNAAWNGVWVWMQAFMAAMKATGQAMTLSTNASLGREEDRTELTGIGLLQLNDASISEATAFSEAYVVTQLPFLFRDLNQFDRLLQDQTFMEEVNERLARAGLVLIDAAFLGGMSGLFTTQRPVRSMEDMKGLRLRAMDRRDLVLIEAFGASGVQVAWEETPQALQTGIASGYFNPPLAPVLFGHGAYLKYFTDLRVAPAHRLIVASSKWMNALDTGARQTVEVAFAAGRAANREWSQKRLQSDMQLLEDSGIETVEIPDDARAEFRAKAREAYGAYARQPVIDHALELAGRYVS; this comes from the coding sequence ATGAGTACCGTGTTGGATCGGCGTTTCCTCCTGCAGGCGGCAGGGGCTCTGGCTCTGGCAGGGTGTCAGCCGGCACCACCGCAGCGTCTGAGACTGGCCCTTGCCGGGTCTCCCAACGCGGCATGGAATGGGGTCTGGGTCTGGATGCAGGCCTTCATGGCGGCGATGAAGGCGACTGGTCAGGCAATGACTCTCAGCACAAATGCATCGCTCGGCCGGGAAGAAGACCGTACGGAGTTGACCGGCATCGGCCTTCTTCAGCTCAATGATGCCAGTATTTCCGAGGCGACCGCGTTCAGCGAGGCATATGTCGTCACCCAATTGCCGTTCCTGTTCCGGGATCTCAATCAGTTCGATCGCTTGCTGCAGGATCAGACCTTCATGGAAGAGGTCAACGAAAGGCTGGCGCGTGCCGGTCTCGTTCTGATCGATGCAGCGTTCCTGGGGGGGATGAGCGGGCTCTTCACCACGCAGCGGCCAGTCCGCAGCATGGAGGACATGAAGGGGCTCCGGTTGCGCGCGATGGACCGGCGCGATCTGGTGCTGATTGAAGCGTTCGGGGCTTCCGGTGTTCAGGTCGCATGGGAGGAAACGCCTCAGGCGCTCCAGACCGGTATCGCCTCAGGGTATTTCAATCCGCCGTTGGCACCGGTCCTCTTCGGTCATGGTGCTTATCTGAAGTATTTCACTGATCTGAGGGTCGCGCCGGCGCATCGTCTGATCGTTGCCTCGTCAAAATGGATGAATGCCCTCGACACCGGGGCACGGCAGACGGTGGAGGTGGCGTTTGCTGCGGGCAGGGCTGCAAACAGGGAATGGTCGCAGAAGCGCCTGCAAAGTGACATGCAGTTGCTGGAAGACAGCGGCATTGAAACCGTTGAGATTCCGGACGATGCACGCGCTGAATTCCGCGCAAAGGCCCGTGAGGCCTATGGAGCCTATGCGCGCCAGCCGGTGATCGATCATGCCCTTGAGCTTGCGGGCAGGTATGTTTCATGA
- a CDS encoding TRAP transporter small permease subunit: MSPPLTLLRAFLIKADRRLNTGLLWVSSGLLCTMVLLVLIQIVARYLLRDAPAWTEEGARYCMVWSALLAATCAFYEKADPALVKVSGESPVRLQKATSLMRFICVLVFSGVLLVYSGGMLMRSALRQSEALDINLALITGVVPVFASVILFHAVVQFMTVQATERQVTEC; this comes from the coding sequence ATGAGCCCGCCCCTGACGCTTCTTCGAGCCTTCCTGATCAAGGCCGACCGCCGCCTGAACACTGGCCTGCTCTGGGTGTCGAGCGGGCTTCTCTGCACCATGGTCCTCCTCGTCCTGATCCAGATCGTGGCGCGCTACCTTTTGAGGGATGCCCCGGCATGGACGGAAGAGGGGGCCCGCTACTGCATGGTCTGGAGCGCGCTGCTGGCGGCCACCTGTGCATTCTACGAGAAAGCTGATCCAGCTCTGGTCAAGGTGAGCGGAGAGTCTCCTGTGCGCCTGCAGAAGGCCACATCGCTTATGCGCTTCATATGTGTTCTGGTCTTCTCGGGTGTGCTGCTTGTGTATTCGGGCGGAATGCTCATGCGTTCGGCATTGCGGCAGTCTGAGGCACTGGACATAAACCTTGCCCTGATCACGGGTGTCGTGCCTGTCTTTGCGTCGGTCATCCTGTTTCATGCCGTTGTGCAGTTCATGACGGTTCAAGCGACGGAAAGGCAGGTCACAGAATGCTGA
- a CDS encoding bile acid:sodium symporter family protein translates to MLMEIVSKVVLPGALGLIMLGMGLSLTLADFLSFRRRIAPVLGGLASLLILLPVAALTIATVFHLPPILAVGLVLVGACPGGTFSNLLTHYARGDLALSVTLTAIASICVIFTMPLIVEFALAFFLGEQREITLPMLDTMRQIFLLTICPVVAGMLIRHRWTGLAEKLADPVKNVAGVLIFSVFISIIIADRESFAKAFSSVAFPVILLNLTSVCLGTLIGFLTTSRSPERRAITLEHTIKQEGLGIFIAISLLHMTEMALPLMLNSLVGIVVGSLIVTAARLNKKNRLIQNEH, encoded by the coding sequence ATGCTGATGGAAATCGTGTCAAAGGTCGTTCTGCCGGGGGCGCTGGGGCTTATCATGCTTGGCATGGGCCTTTCCCTGACGCTTGCGGATTTTCTCAGTTTTCGCCGGCGTATCGCACCCGTACTGGGCGGATTAGCCAGCCTCCTCATCCTGCTGCCGGTTGCGGCGCTGACGATTGCGACTGTATTCCACCTACCTCCGATACTGGCAGTGGGGCTCGTGCTGGTAGGCGCCTGTCCCGGAGGGACCTTCTCCAACCTGCTGACCCATTATGCTCGGGGGGACCTCGCCCTGTCGGTCACCTTGACGGCGATTGCCAGTATCTGTGTGATCTTCACCATGCCGCTCATTGTTGAGTTCGCGCTGGCATTCTTCCTGGGAGAGCAGCGCGAGATCACCCTGCCGATGCTGGACACGATGCGGCAGATCTTCCTGCTGACGATATGCCCGGTCGTGGCAGGAATGCTGATCCGGCATCGCTGGACGGGGCTGGCTGAAAAGTTAGCAGATCCGGTGAAGAACGTCGCCGGTGTCCTGATCTTCTCGGTGTTCATCAGTATTATCATTGCCGACCGGGAAAGCTTCGCGAAAGCCTTCTCCAGTGTTGCTTTTCCCGTCATCCTGCTGAACCTGACATCCGTTTGTCTCGGGACTCTGATCGGCTTCCTCACCACGTCCAGATCGCCGGAACGGCGCGCGATCACGCTTGAGCACACAATCAAGCAGGAGGGGCTGGGCATCTTCATTGCCATCAGTCTGCTGCACATGACCGAAATGGCTCTGCCGCTCATGCTGAACTCTCTTGTGGGGATCGTCGTGGGGAGTCTGATCGTAACGGCTGCACGCCTCAACAAAAAGAACCGTCTTATTCAAAATGAACACTGA
- a CDS encoding class I adenylate-forming enzyme family protein: protein MNTDTETSFPYLERISDYPSFHAARTPQAEALSGTGGEHTYLEFSAAVDAVASEMLSRGIRKGDVVATLSPPRAEFFILFLATARIGGIWLGLNPKSTQRELGHILSDAKPALVFSVAASGDRVFSSELEGMGVEPGRIIGIGDEGALERFLLADADTNSERFQEAIKAVSPDDPALIIYTSGTTGTPKGALLSQGGMVQSFYTQASVAGVDNVRILNNLPINHIGSVGDVSCHALICGGLIHFMDTYSPAGSLEAIEAKSLTVWGQVPVQLQQSFESDAADKADISSLELIFWSGGVAPVPLVERMQRICPRLLNAYGMTEATSNITYTPFQSSAAELSGTVGLPAPDCEIKIIGADGKALPPGQEGEICVRTDRLMLGYLNREEATRETIDSEGWLRTGDVGQMGADGLLRLTGRKKEMFKSGGYNIYPREIEEVLEAVPSVSVAVVVAAPHPVFGESGVAYIAPAPGASLSEEMLRDWCRENLANYKIPKLFKIQNNLPMLAIGKIDKVALKRDAEAAFSGS, encoded by the coding sequence ATGAACACTGATACCGAAACGTCATTCCCATACCTGGAGCGCATCAGCGATTATCCGTCCTTCCATGCAGCAAGGACACCTCAGGCTGAGGCGCTGTCCGGCACCGGCGGAGAGCACACCTATCTAGAATTTTCTGCGGCCGTCGACGCTGTGGCCTCCGAAATGCTGTCCCGGGGCATCCGCAAGGGTGACGTCGTGGCGACGCTCTCCCCGCCGCGTGCGGAATTTTTCATTCTCTTCCTGGCGACGGCTCGTATCGGGGGCATCTGGCTGGGCCTCAACCCGAAATCGACGCAGCGGGAGCTGGGCCATATCCTCAGTGATGCGAAACCGGCCCTGGTGTTCAGCGTCGCGGCCTCAGGTGACCGTGTGTTCAGTTCGGAACTTGAGGGGATGGGGGTCGAGCCAGGCCGGATCATCGGCATCGGCGATGAGGGTGCACTTGAGCGGTTCCTGCTGGCAGATGCTGATACAAATTCGGAGCGCTTCCAGGAAGCGATCAAGGCCGTATCGCCGGATGACCCCGCCCTGATCATCTATACGTCCGGCACAACCGGCACGCCCAAGGGTGCGCTTCTCTCGCAGGGGGGTATGGTCCAGAGCTTTTACACCCAGGCATCTGTCGCCGGTGTTGATAATGTAAGAATACTGAACAATCTCCCGATCAATCATATCGGCAGTGTCGGAGACGTGTCGTGCCATGCGCTTATATGCGGTGGTCTGATCCACTTCATGGACACTTACAGTCCCGCGGGTTCTCTGGAGGCCATTGAGGCGAAGAGCCTGACGGTGTGGGGGCAGGTGCCGGTCCAATTGCAGCAATCGTTCGAAAGCGACGCGGCCGACAAGGCGGATATCTCCTCACTGGAGCTGATCTTCTGGAGCGGAGGTGTCGCGCCCGTTCCGCTGGTAGAGCGCATGCAGCGCATTTGTCCGCGCTTGCTGAATGCCTATGGCATGACGGAGGCGACCAGCAATATCACATACACACCCTTTCAATCCTCCGCGGCGGAGCTGTCCGGGACGGTGGGCTTGCCCGCGCCTGATTGCGAGATCAAGATTATCGGCGCTGATGGCAAGGCGCTCCCACCGGGGCAGGAGGGAGAAATCTGTGTCCGCACTGACCGTCTCATGCTCGGTTATCTGAACCGGGAAGAGGCCACGCGCGAAACGATCGATAGCGAAGGGTGGCTTCGGACAGGCGATGTCGGCCAGATGGGGGCGGACGGCCTGCTTCGGCTGACAGGACGTAAGAAAGAGATGTTCAAGTCCGGCGGTTACAACATCTATCCGAGAGAGATTGAAGAGGTGCTGGAAGCGGTGCCGAGTGTCAGCGTCGCGGTCGTGGTGGCTGCACCGCATCCCGTATTTGGGGAGTCCGGCGTCGCCTATATCGCTCCGGCACCAGGCGCCAGCCTGTCGGAGGAGATGCTCCGCGACTGGTGCCGGGAAAACCTGGCCAACTACAAGATTCCGAAATTGTTCAAGATACAGAATAACCTGCCGATGCTGGCAATCGGCAAGATAGACAAAGTTGCATTAAAGCGAGACGCCGAAGCGGCGTTCTCCGGTTCGTAG
- a CDS encoding enoyl-CoA hydratase/isomerase family protein, translating into MNAVICEIEGEVARVTLNRPESLNAINSVLLQELADAMDHVCSLPDVRLVVLTGAGRAFCVGDDLKEMNSGSGMQAESGYLVERLQDISRAMMFSDKIFVTLVNGWAIGGGLSWVLNSDFVVFEEDAKGFFPEIGLGLFMSGGATVLLPLLAGYPRATALFAKGEHIDAVEAKRIGLVSEMAPSGGGRAAVDALCQDLLALPDELLGALKRVRNFASRDAIEAALQEECKTLVQAIDVVRSKQESQWSVAED; encoded by the coding sequence ATGAATGCGGTGATTTGCGAAATCGAGGGGGAAGTTGCGCGTGTTACGCTCAACCGTCCGGAATCCCTAAATGCCATCAACAGCGTACTCCTCCAGGAGCTGGCGGATGCGATGGATCATGTCTGTAGCCTGCCTGATGTGCGGCTTGTCGTTCTGACCGGCGCCGGGCGTGCCTTTTGTGTGGGGGATGATCTGAAGGAGATGAACTCAGGCTCGGGAATGCAGGCAGAGTCAGGCTACCTTGTTGAGCGCTTGCAGGATATTTCCCGCGCCATGATGTTCAGTGATAAGATATTTGTCACACTCGTAAATGGGTGGGCAATCGGCGGTGGTTTGTCATGGGTCCTGAATTCCGACTTTGTCGTCTTTGAGGAGGATGCGAAGGGCTTCTTTCCTGAGATTGGGCTTGGTCTCTTCATGAGTGGTGGCGCAACGGTGCTCTTGCCACTTCTCGCCGGATACCCGCGTGCAACAGCCTTGTTCGCCAAGGGGGAGCATATCGATGCGGTTGAGGCGAAGCGCATTGGTCTTGTCTCCGAAATGGCGCCCTCTGGGGGCGGCCGGGCCGCTGTTGATGCATTGTGTCAGGACTTGCTGGCCTTGCCGGATGAATTACTGGGCGCCCTTAAGCGTGTCCGCAATTTTGCGTCGAGGGACGCGATTGAGGCGGCGCTCCAGGAAGAATGCAAAACCCTGGTGCAGGCAATCGATGTGGTTCGAAGCAAGCAAGAAAGCCAATGGAGCGTTGCTGAGGACTAA
- a CDS encoding glycine C-acetyltransferase, which produces MYTQFRAYLENELAGIRNAGFFKDERVIAGPQGTEVSLPSGGKLLNLCSNNYLGLAQHPALREAAHKGLDAWGYGMASVRFICGTQSVHKQLEDVLTRFLQTEDTILFPSCFDANGGLFEVLLDENDAVISDELNHASIIDGIRLCKARRYRYGNNDMQDLEAQLRAADEAGARFKLISTDGVFSMDGSLARLDEICDLADRYDAIVHVDDSHATGVVGSAGRGTPAHFGCTERVDVVTGTLGKALGGASGGYTSGRREIVELLRQRSRPYLFSNTIAPPLVAGAITAVELAEQGEDMRARLRENTRLFRSGLEAAGYDLLPGEHPIVPVMLRDAHLATKLAEYLLRHGVYVIPFSYPVVPKGKARIRCQISAAFTKDEISRAVETFAAARGIVKGTGLEAANRDA; this is translated from the coding sequence ATGTACACTCAGTTTCGAGCGTATCTGGAAAATGAGCTTGCAGGAATCCGCAATGCCGGCTTTTTCAAGGATGAGCGGGTCATTGCGGGACCGCAGGGCACAGAAGTGTCACTGCCGTCCGGGGGCAAGTTGCTCAATCTTTGTTCAAACAATTATCTGGGGTTGGCGCAGCACCCGGCGTTGCGGGAGGCGGCGCACAAGGGACTCGATGCCTGGGGCTATGGTATGGCGTCGGTACGATTCATCTGCGGAACACAATCGGTCCACAAACAGCTCGAAGATGTTCTGACGCGCTTCCTGCAAACGGAAGACACGATTCTTTTCCCTTCCTGCTTTGATGCAAATGGCGGGTTGTTCGAAGTTCTGCTGGATGAGAACGACGCCGTCATATCTGACGAACTGAACCATGCCTCCATCATTGATGGCATCCGGCTCTGCAAAGCGCGCCGTTATCGCTACGGCAACAATGATATGCAGGATTTGGAAGCGCAGTTGCGTGCGGCAGATGAAGCGGGCGCCCGCTTCAAGCTGATTTCGACAGACGGTGTCTTCTCCATGGATGGCTCCCTGGCAAGACTGGATGAGATCTGCGATCTCGCAGACCGCTATGATGCGATTGTCCATGTCGATGACAGTCATGCCACCGGTGTGGTCGGTTCGGCCGGCCGGGGCACACCGGCACATTTTGGCTGTACGGAGCGTGTTGATGTTGTGACCGGCACGCTCGGTAAGGCCTTGGGTGGTGCGAGTGGGGGCTATACGTCAGGCCGGCGGGAAATCGTGGAGTTGCTGCGCCAGCGTTCCAGACCTTACCTTTTCTCGAACACCATCGCACCGCCCCTGGTGGCCGGTGCAATCACGGCAGTCGAGCTGGCAGAACAGGGAGAGGATATGCGAGCGCGCTTACGTGAGAACACCCGGCTGTTCCGCAGTGGGCTTGAAGCTGCGGGCTATGACCTTCTTCCCGGAGAACACCCGATTGTTCCTGTCATGTTGCGCGACGCACATCTTGCGACGAAGCTCGCAGAGTACCTTCTCAGACACGGTGTGTATGTGATCCCGTTTTCTTATCCTGTGGTACCAAAAGGCAAGGCGCGAATACGGTGCCAGATTTCTGCTGCCTTCACGAAGGACGAGATTTCGCGGGCGGTCGAAACATTTGCTGCCGCGCGGGGGATTGTCAAAGGAACCGGGCTTGAAGCAGCCAATCGTGACGCATAG
- a CDS encoding aromatic ring-hydroxylating dioxygenase subunit alpha, whose translation MPDTDTLDRLRPRYGLSLLDLNESQIDAIHRIPAHGEAVAPKLQARRPASIFLSQERYDLEQDRIFRNEPVVLAPSAAIPDNGSLLGLDGYGVPVLLTRDKQGEVRAFLNVCTHKGALLHEGCGARKAGSVTCPYHAWTFGLDGALRGVPREDTYENFSKSERPLTSLPCKEIGGLIWGILDPASGAGFNSVDEQIAKDFECLGLPTAYQYGYRRFDLEANWKLVMEPFLEGYHVQRLHAKSIGPQGLDMFEDVVGVQERFGRHIRQTNGRGNFTPDVLQKSGTNIRKFITHAYNVFPNTVVITSPYYTSVMIIMPTSASTSSVDYYMLTDDAPDNAKAEELYAKSFEVIQDVFGNEDFKASETCQTGLASGAIPDVIYCGMEAAIPMFYEGIERVLEL comes from the coding sequence ATGCCAGACACCGATACTCTTGACCGTCTACGCCCGCGCTATGGGTTGTCTCTGTTGGATCTAAATGAAAGCCAGATTGATGCAATCCACCGTATTCCGGCACATGGTGAAGCGGTTGCTCCGAAACTGCAGGCTCGACGGCCTGCCTCGATCTTCCTGAGTCAGGAGCGCTACGACCTTGAACAGGATCGAATCTTTCGGAATGAGCCCGTCGTTCTCGCTCCGTCCGCTGCTATTCCTGACAATGGCTCGCTCCTGGGGCTGGACGGTTACGGTGTTCCAGTCCTGTTGACGCGGGATAAACAAGGAGAGGTGAGGGCGTTCCTGAATGTCTGCACCCACAAAGGGGCCTTGTTGCATGAAGGCTGCGGGGCTCGCAAAGCAGGATCGGTCACGTGTCCTTATCACGCCTGGACATTCGGGCTGGATGGCGCTCTGCGGGGCGTGCCGCGCGAAGACACATATGAGAATTTCAGCAAGTCAGAGCGTCCGCTCACTTCACTTCCATGCAAGGAAATTGGTGGGCTGATTTGGGGTATTCTCGATCCTGCTTCGGGCGCCGGCTTCAACTCGGTTGATGAACAAATAGCCAAGGATTTCGAGTGTCTCGGTCTCCCCACAGCCTACCAGTATGGTTACCGTCGGTTCGACCTTGAGGCCAACTGGAAACTGGTGATGGAACCCTTCCTGGAGGGTTACCACGTGCAGCGCCTGCATGCGAAATCCATCGGTCCGCAGGGGTTGGATATGTTTGAAGATGTCGTCGGGGTCCAGGAGCGGTTCGGCCGTCATATCCGGCAGACCAATGGGCGGGGTAATTTCACGCCAGATGTGCTGCAGAAATCGGGTACAAATATCCGGAAATTTATCACCCACGCCTACAATGTCTTTCCGAATACGGTTGTCATCACCAGCCCGTATTATACGAGTGTCATGATCATCATGCCGACATCCGCCAGCACATCGTCGGTTGACTACTACATGCTCACCGATGACGCTCCCGATAATGCGAAGGCAGAAGAACTCTACGCCAAGTCCTTTGAAGTGATCCAGGACGTGTTCGGCAATGAAGACTTCAAGGCCTCAGAAACCTGCCAGACCGGACTTGCTTCCGGGGCCATCCCGGATGTGATCTATTGCGGAATGGAAGCGGCAATTCCAATGTTCTATGAGGGCATCGAGCGCGTCCTGGAGCTCTGA
- a CDS encoding arylsulfatase: MALNSGWTAYICGVCMIVVTAIGCGRSVAQTDQPPEFFSEADPYEIEDVRPASSSPNVIVWVVDDLGFGQVGAFGGVIETPTLDALAASGLIYTNYHTTPICSASRAALLTGRNSHNVGIGGHSAMSIGFPGYDARVPQGAGTVAANLKSAGYLTYAIGKWDHLPPEHSSKAGPFTYWPSGQGFDRFYGFLTYDADNFSPVLWSDHTPVELPDDPDYHLSADMADKAIEWIGSRDSEPDLRPFFMYWATGAVHSPHQAPEADRLYYRGKFDAGWDVIRQQILDNQIARGVVSAGTVLPPRPDGMPAWDSLDEAQKKSYARAMEVFAAQLTHADREFGRILESLRVRGELDNTLIMVVADNGASAEGAPDGLFSEFMMANGRYPDVSENLEHYEDWGGPNTYPHYPMGWAVAGNTPFQYYKQTAYEGAVHVPMIVSWPAGIAPSGETRPQYIHAIDLASTIFESAGIEPPAEINGTDQMAFDGQSMAYTFSSADAPSKRTVQYYEMYGNRAIYADGWKAVVPHRLRTWDFTTPPSFEDDTWQLYDLSVDINERHDLSAEHPEKLNELIDKFREEAIRYKVFPLTNTGDAQRLRASVAAEKMASHDDLWRYAGPVSRIPEALAPPIQTHSFTLSASLDLSADRTGAIMALGGRNGGMSLFVVDGTLKFLFRNIDLTETLLVASGPLAASEQSIQLEFQRGPDGADVRISADGETIAEGKVPGPLPVFLFTSNETFDIGTDTGSPVSAELRDDRQCSDCIKSVSIVVVP; this comes from the coding sequence ATGGCATTAAATTCGGGATGGACGGCTTACATTTGCGGGGTCTGCATGATCGTTGTGACCGCGATTGGGTGCGGACGTAGTGTCGCGCAGACAGATCAACCCCCAGAATTTTTCAGCGAAGCAGATCCTTATGAAATTGAAGACGTCAGACCGGCGTCATCTTCACCCAATGTAATTGTCTGGGTCGTGGATGATCTCGGCTTTGGCCAGGTTGGAGCGTTTGGGGGGGTAATCGAAACACCAACTCTGGATGCGCTCGCCGCAAGCGGGCTCATCTACACCAATTATCACACGACACCGATCTGCTCGGCCAGCCGAGCAGCGCTTCTGACAGGCCGTAACTCGCACAATGTGGGAATCGGCGGTCATTCTGCGATGTCGATCGGCTTTCCCGGCTATGATGCGCGTGTTCCGCAAGGTGCGGGCACGGTGGCTGCAAATCTGAAATCAGCGGGCTACCTGACGTACGCCATCGGCAAATGGGATCACTTGCCACCGGAACACAGCTCCAAAGCAGGCCCGTTCACATATTGGCCAAGTGGGCAGGGGTTTGACCGCTTTTATGGGTTCCTGACCTATGATGCCGACAATTTTTCGCCCGTGCTCTGGTCTGATCATACACCTGTCGAACTGCCCGATGATCCGGATTACCACCTATCGGCCGACATGGCGGACAAGGCGATAGAGTGGATTGGTTCAAGGGACTCAGAGCCGGATCTGCGACCTTTCTTCATGTATTGGGCTACCGGTGCTGTGCATTCCCCGCACCAGGCCCCTGAAGCTGACCGCCTGTATTACCGGGGAAAGTTTGATGCAGGTTGGGATGTCATCCGTCAGCAGATCCTGGATAACCAGATCGCGCGAGGTGTCGTTTCAGCCGGAACCGTACTTCCGCCCCGTCCGGACGGAATGCCTGCCTGGGACAGTCTCGATGAGGCGCAGAAGAAGAGTTATGCGAGGGCGATGGAGGTCTTTGCAGCGCAGCTCACCCATGCCGACCGGGAGTTCGGCCGTATCCTGGAGTCGCTTCGGGTAAGGGGTGAACTCGACAACACGCTGATCATGGTCGTGGCCGACAATGGCGCCAGCGCCGAGGGAGCCCCAGACGGGCTCTTCAGCGAGTTTATGATGGCGAATGGCCGATATCCAGATGTGAGTGAAAATCTCGAGCACTATGAGGATTGGGGCGGACCCAACACCTACCCGCACTATCCCATGGGGTGGGCCGTCGCGGGGAACACGCCGTTCCAGTATTACAAGCAGACTGCCTATGAGGGCGCTGTGCATGTTCCGATGATCGTGTCCTGGCCGGCGGGAATTGCTCCCAGCGGGGAGACCCGGCCACAATACATACATGCGATTGATCTCGCCTCGACGATCTTCGAGAGCGCTGGTATTGAACCACCAGCTGAGATCAATGGCACAGATCAGATGGCATTCGATGGGCAAAGCATGGCCTACACTTTCAGCTCTGCGGATGCGCCGTCCAAGCGCACTGTTCAGTATTACGAAATGTACGGGAACAGGGCGATCTATGCAGATGGCTGGAAGGCGGTTGTGCCTCACAGGCTAAGGACATGGGATTTTACAACACCGCCGTCATTCGAAGATGACACCTGGCAATTGTACGACTTGTCCGTGGATATCAATGAGCGACATGATCTGTCTGCAGAGCATCCTGAAAAGTTAAACGAACTTATCGACAAGTTCCGGGAAGAAGCCATCAGATACAAGGTTTTCCCGCTCACTAATACGGGAGATGCCCAGCGCCTCCGTGCGAGTGTGGCCGCAGAGAAAATGGCCTCGCACGACGATCTCTGGCGCTACGCAGGGCCGGTATCGAGAATTCCTGAAGCACTGGCTCCACCGATACAGACCCATTCATTCACCTTGTCGGCATCATTGGACCTTAGCGCTGACAGGACGGGCGCGATCATGGCGCTTGGAGGACGTAATGGGGGGATGTCGCTCTTCGTCGTGGACGGGACACTCAAATTCCTCTTTCGCAATATCGATCTGACCGAAACACTTCTGGTGGCGTCCGGCCCGCTTGCGGCGAGCGAGCAATCGATACAGCTTGAATTCCAGCGTGGGCCAGATGGGGCTGACGTTCGTATTTCGGCAGATGGCGAGACCATTGCGGAAGGCAAGGTGCCGGGGCCTCTGCCTGTCTTCCTGTTCACTTCCAATGAGACATTCGATATCGGCACCGATACCGGGTCGCCGGTTTCGGCTGAGCTGCGCGACGACCGCCAATGTTCAGATTGTATCAAATCGGTGAGCATTGTCGTCGTCCCCTGA